A section of the Spirosoma pollinicola genome encodes:
- a CDS encoding T9SS type A sorting domain-containing protein: MKKTLCICLLFWLLRIVSALAQATPFTANWHFEGNSNGISSTGLVAASVVTYTGVNLLAVSQYSAGYVGLGANVQNWSTTLCNQTEYVQFSVQPLGTTTITLASLSFAVARSAQGPQQLTVRSSVDGFSSNLLSQAITTSYQVASIVLTGAGFSNQSNAITFRIYGCNPNDGGGTLKIDEIQINAAVLPVTLLSFTAQPEGDRVQLAWSTTSEYNANRFVVERSRDLGEYTIVGEVTAKGTTDSRQYYGLTDLNPQPGINYYRLKQIDHDGTFQYIRPISVVLRSSEPVITVYPNPASPDRIHVRLWNADDAKVQLLTASGQLMPGLLDKKAGEANLTFVQPLPIGLYWLNVEGKGQRYVVKVLIDR; this comes from the coding sequence ATGAAGAAAACTCTCTGCATATGCCTGTTATTCTGGTTACTAAGAATAGTATCTGCCCTAGCGCAGGCAACGCCATTTACCGCAAACTGGCATTTTGAGGGAAACAGCAATGGTATATCGTCGACGGGTCTGGTAGCCGCTTCGGTGGTTACGTATACGGGAGTAAACCTACTGGCCGTGAGCCAATATTCAGCAGGCTATGTTGGTCTGGGTGCCAATGTGCAGAACTGGTCAACCACCTTATGCAATCAGACGGAGTACGTCCAGTTTTCCGTACAGCCCCTTGGCACAACAACCATTACTCTGGCCTCTCTATCATTTGCCGTTGCCCGTTCGGCACAAGGTCCGCAGCAACTTACAGTCCGGTCGAGTGTTGATGGATTTAGCAGCAACTTACTGTCTCAGGCCATCACGACCAGCTACCAGGTAGCGTCTATTGTGTTGACGGGTGCGGGGTTCAGCAATCAATCGAACGCTATAACCTTTCGTATTTATGGGTGCAACCCTAACGATGGGGGAGGGACGCTCAAAATAGATGAGATCCAGATCAATGCTGCCGTACTTCCCGTAACGCTCCTTTCATTTACAGCCCAACCCGAAGGCGACCGTGTTCAACTTGCCTGGTCGACAACATCTGAGTACAACGCCAACCGGTTTGTTGTCGAACGAAGTCGTGATTTGGGCGAATATACGATCGTAGGCGAAGTGACCGCTAAAGGCACCACCGATTCCCGACAATACTACGGCCTGACTGATCTGAATCCGCAGCCTGGTATAAACTACTATCGTTTGAAACAGATTGACCACGATGGCACGTTTCAATATATAAGGCCTATATCGGTTGTTCTTCGAAGTAGTGAGCCCGTCATAACCGTCTATCCTAATCCGGCGAGTCCTGATCGAATTCATGTGCGGCTTTGGAATGCCGATGATGCGAAGGTGCAGCTGCTAACCGCATCAGGGCAACTCATGCCTGGGCTATTGGATAAGAAAGCAGGGGAAGCCAACCTGACTTTTGTTCAGCCTTTGCCAATAGGTTTATATTGGCTGAACGTAGAGGGAAAAGGACAACGGTATGTAGTTAAGGTGTTGATTGATAGGTAA
- a CDS encoding AIR synthase related protein yields MTDRYAQRGVSASKEDVHNAIAQLDKGLFPKAFCKIVPDTLAGDPDYCTIMHADGAGTKSALAYLYWRETGDLSVWKGIAQDAVVMNTDDLICAGATGPMLLSSTIGRNKNLIPGEVIAEIINGTEEVLQMLRDHGIEIYSTGGETADVGDLVRTIIVDSTVIARMRRDQVISNDRIQAGDVVVGLASFGQASYETTYNGGMGSNGLTSARHDVLDHYLASKYPESFDPAIDKSLVYSGSKKLTDVIPSVPAGTTVGQLILSPTRTYAPVAKVLLDELRMQIHGMVHCSGGAQTKVLHFVDNVHIIKNNLFPIPPLFRLIQAESGTSWQEMYKVFNMGHRLEVYLPEANAQRIIDIAQSFGIDAQIIGHVEAYAGKQVTIRSEVGEFIY; encoded by the coding sequence ATGACAGATCGCTATGCCCAGCGCGGAGTTTCCGCCAGTAAAGAAGACGTTCACAACGCAATTGCTCAACTTGACAAGGGGCTGTTCCCAAAGGCTTTCTGTAAAATCGTGCCCGATACGCTGGCTGGCGATCCGGATTATTGCACGATTATGCACGCTGACGGCGCTGGAACGAAATCGGCGCTGGCGTACCTCTATTGGCGCGAAACCGGCGATCTAAGCGTTTGGAAAGGCATTGCGCAGGACGCAGTCGTTATGAATACCGACGATTTGATTTGTGCCGGAGCCACTGGCCCCATGCTGCTGTCATCAACCATTGGGCGTAACAAAAACCTGATTCCGGGCGAAGTCATTGCCGAGATCATAAACGGTACGGAAGAGGTGTTGCAGATGCTGCGCGACCACGGCATCGAAATTTACAGCACCGGTGGCGAAACCGCCGACGTGGGGGATCTGGTTCGTACCATCATTGTCGACAGCACCGTTATTGCCCGGATGCGACGCGATCAGGTCATTAGCAACGACCGGATTCAGGCGGGTGATGTTGTTGTTGGGTTAGCTTCGTTTGGGCAGGCATCCTACGAAACAACCTACAATGGAGGCATGGGCAGCAACGGACTTACCTCGGCCCGACATGATGTGCTGGATCATTATTTAGCTAGCAAATACCCCGAAAGCTTCGATCCGGCTATTGATAAGTCATTGGTTTATAGCGGATCTAAAAAATTAACGGATGTAATACCGTCAGTTCCGGCCGGTACTACGGTAGGCCAGCTTATTCTTTCGCCCACACGCACCTATGCCCCTGTGGCGAAGGTATTGCTGGATGAACTACGTATGCAGATTCACGGTATGGTGCATTGTTCGGGTGGGGCACAAACGAAAGTTCTGCATTTTGTCGACAACGTGCATATTATCAAAAATAACCTGTTTCCAATTCCGCCTTTGTTCCGGCTGATTCAGGCCGAAAGCGGTACGAGTTGGCAGGAAATGTATAAAGTTTTCAATATGGGCCATCGGCTGGAGGTTTACTTGCCGGAAGCCAATGCACAGCGCATCATTGACATTGCCCAATCCTTTGGCATCGACGCGCAGATAATTGGTCATGTAGAAGCCTATGCGGGTAAGCAAGTGACTATCAGAAGCGAAGTAGGTGAGTTTATTTATTAA
- a CDS encoding Gfo/Idh/MocA family protein translates to MTRWGILGPGRIAHKFAQDLLTLPDAQLYAVASTNLQRAEEFAREYNAPHALGSYEELLSLPDLDVVYVATPHIKHHENALLLLNGGIAVLGEKPFAMNSEQVQEMVDLARTKGIFLMEALWSRFMPGIEKALELVQSGAIGKVVSVKADFGFKAPFSPESRLFNKELGGGSLLDIGIYPLFLSYLILGKPTTVKASAIFGSTGVDEQCGMVLTYADGAIALLDSTLQAKTDCIGLIQGETGQIRIHSRFHETMGLSLIPEEGDSTEFDFTRTTHGYDYEARHVMQCLAEGQIESPFWSLDDSLNLMALLDAVRAKTGIVY, encoded by the coding sequence ATGACTCGCTGGGGAATTTTAGGACCGGGCCGCATTGCCCACAAATTTGCACAAGACCTACTCACGTTGCCCGATGCGCAACTCTATGCTGTTGCCTCCACGAACCTGCAACGTGCCGAGGAGTTTGCCAGGGAGTATAACGCCCCTCATGCACTTGGCTCCTACGAAGAACTGCTCTCCCTGCCCGATTTAGATGTTGTCTATGTGGCGACCCCGCACATCAAACACCACGAAAATGCATTGCTGTTGCTCAATGGGGGCATTGCTGTTCTAGGCGAAAAACCCTTTGCCATGAATAGCGAACAGGTTCAGGAAATGGTCGATCTGGCACGAACGAAGGGTATTTTTCTAATGGAAGCACTCTGGAGTCGCTTCATGCCCGGCATCGAAAAGGCGCTGGAACTCGTTCAGTCGGGGGCTATCGGCAAAGTGGTTTCGGTGAAAGCCGATTTTGGCTTTAAAGCCCCATTTTCGCCCGAAAGCCGTCTTTTTAATAAAGAACTGGGTGGCGGCTCGTTGCTCGACATCGGTATTTACCCCCTATTTTTGTCCTATCTCATTCTGGGAAAACCTACGACTGTAAAAGCATCGGCTATTTTTGGATCGACTGGTGTCGATGAACAGTGTGGTATGGTGCTGACCTATGCCGATGGCGCGATTGCACTGCTGGATAGTACGCTACAGGCGAAAACGGATTGTATTGGCTTAATCCAGGGTGAAACAGGTCAGATTCGGATTCACAGTCGCTTTCACGAAACAATGGGTCTCTCGCTCATTCCGGAAGAGGGCGATTCAACCGAATTCGATTTTACCCGCACAACCCACGGTTACGATTATGAAGCCCGTCATGTAATGCAGTGTTTAGCCGAAGGCCAAATCGAAAGTCCATTCTGGTCGCTCGATGATAGTCTGAACCTGATGGCGCTATTGGACGCCGTCCGGGCCAAAACGGGAATTGTATATTAG
- a CDS encoding DUF481 domain-containing protein produces MKSISIFFLLFCLLIAHSVSYGQIVEQPDPLRPSVVTPDSTKAKTPVDSNNASAQKPALAKKDTAAPVQTHIFRYRFTADGTVTAGNVNRTLLQLTSALDYELSHYFKLSSNPSFVYGKQNGLLAEREWFGDFRTTYRYEKRLYYLAFGSYERSNLRQINNRWTAAGGVGYKLLNQKRAYISITDVIMNENTDFLELEDIYIVRNSVRLFGEYTFGKDRFVVTHTAFYQPALGQYNIRWNASLSVQIKLTSATSLRTTVANAYESLVVPGRQNNDFRFTMGLVYERK; encoded by the coding sequence GTGAAAAGCATTTCAATATTCTTTCTACTATTCTGTTTATTAATCGCGCATTCGGTCTCGTACGGCCAGATTGTTGAGCAGCCTGACCCGCTTCGCCCATCCGTCGTCACGCCCGACAGCACCAAAGCAAAAACACCTGTTGACTCAAACAATGCCAGTGCGCAAAAGCCAGCTCTGGCAAAAAAAGACACAGCTGCTCCCGTGCAAACACATATTTTTCGATACCGTTTTACTGCCGATGGCACCGTAACAGCGGGGAACGTAAACCGCACGCTGCTACAACTTACCAGTGCCCTGGATTATGAGCTAAGCCATTATTTCAAACTGTCGAGTAATCCATCATTTGTCTATGGAAAACAGAATGGACTTCTGGCCGAACGCGAATGGTTTGGGGATTTTCGGACAACCTATCGCTACGAGAAACGGCTCTATTATTTAGCGTTTGGGTCTTATGAGCGCAGTAACCTTCGGCAGATCAATAACCGTTGGACAGCGGCAGGGGGCGTTGGCTATAAACTCCTGAATCAGAAGCGGGCCTACATATCTATTACGGACGTAATTATGAATGAAAACACCGATTTTCTCGAACTCGAAGACATTTATATTGTTCGTAATTCGGTGCGTTTGTTTGGCGAATACACCTTCGGTAAAGACCGGTTTGTTGTTACGCATACCGCCTTTTATCAGCCAGCTCTGGGCCAGTACAACATCCGATGGAACGCCAGCCTGAGCGTTCAGATAAAACTCACGTCGGCCACCAGCCTACGCACAACAGTAGCCAATGCCTACGAGAGCCTGGTAGTACCCGGCAGGCAGAACAACGATTTTCGGTTTACAATGGGGTTGGTGTATGAACGGAAGTAA
- a CDS encoding LysM peptidoglycan-binding domain-containing protein codes for MDAENKSSNPRPAGNSNSSLPAITLVVLVGLIAALLYIGYGYVTDDTNGSDELTNVALDTASQQPISQNDPEMLMAPEEKDTSSQPAPVDLSQATPPVDAPEANAKAEEVAEDNRETTDGKPVPEEKVTAKPVVEKPKAEKPKVEKPTETKPKVAVEKVNVKPGGVSSKYTVGNGETFYGVANRYNMKINTLKALNPGVSESDIKAGVTKLNVKVMAVHTVGPGDVLRVVAQKYGVSKEAIMRANRKDKDLAQRGEKLIIPFPEKQ; via the coding sequence ATGGATGCCGAAAATAAATCATCCAATCCGCGCCCGGCCGGTAATTCCAATTCCAGTCTGCCCGCGATCACGCTTGTTGTTTTAGTAGGGCTGATTGCCGCCCTGCTGTACATTGGCTATGGATATGTTACCGATGATACCAATGGGTCCGATGAGTTGACCAACGTGGCCCTCGATACGGCTTCGCAGCAACCGATCTCGCAAAACGATCCCGAAATGCTGATGGCGCCCGAAGAGAAAGATACCTCGTCGCAACCCGCCCCGGTCGACCTGTCGCAGGCGACACCGCCCGTCGATGCGCCCGAGGCTAACGCTAAAGCTGAGGAAGTGGCTGAAGATAACCGCGAAACAACCGATGGCAAACCTGTTCCCGAAGAAAAAGTGACAGCAAAGCCAGTGGTTGAAAAACCGAAAGCAGAAAAACCAAAGGTTGAAAAACCGACCGAAACTAAGCCCAAAGTTGCCGTAGAAAAGGTAAACGTTAAGCCGGGGGGCGTTTCGAGCAAATACACGGTTGGCAATGGCGAAACGTTTTATGGCGTGGCGAATCGTTACAACATGAAAATCAACACCTTAAAGGCACTTAACCCCGGCGTATCGGAAAGCGACATTAAAGCGGGCGTAACGAAACTTAACGTTAAGGTGATGGCCGTTCATACGGTTGGGCCGGGTGATGTCCTTCGGGTTGTCGCGCAGAAATATGGCGTTAGCAAAGAGGCAATCATGCGAGCTAACCGTAAAGACAAAGATTTAGCCCAGCGGGGCGAAAAACTAATTATTCCGTTTCCTGAGAAACAGTAG
- the purE gene encoding 5-(carboxyamino)imidazole ribonucleotide mutase — protein sequence MVGIIMGSISDRKIMQEAADILTELGVTWEMDIVSAHRTPEKMVEYAKTARDRGLKVIVAGAGGAAHLPGMVASLTILPVIGVPVKSSNSIDGWDSVLSILQMPGGVPVATMALDGGRNAGILAAQIVGTFDETVASNLSRFKESLKEKVADMSRQLTTP from the coding sequence ATGGTAGGTATCATTATGGGCAGTATCTCCGATCGAAAGATCATGCAGGAGGCCGCCGACATATTAACGGAGTTGGGCGTAACGTGGGAAATGGATATTGTGTCGGCCCACCGAACACCCGAAAAGATGGTTGAGTATGCAAAGACCGCCCGAGATCGGGGCCTGAAGGTTATTGTTGCCGGGGCAGGGGGAGCCGCTCATTTACCCGGTATGGTGGCGTCGCTGACCATCCTGCCTGTTATTGGTGTTCCGGTGAAGTCCAGTAACTCAATTGACGGATGGGACTCCGTTTTGTCTATTCTTCAAATGCCCGGTGGCGTGCCTGTGGCGACAATGGCACTTGATGGGGGCCGTAATGCCGGGATTCTGGCTGCACAGATTGTTGGCACATTTGACGAAACCGTTGCTAGTAATCTAAGCCGATTCAAAGAGAGTTTAAAGGAAAAAGTGGCTGATATGAGTCGCCAGTTAACCACACCCTAA
- a CDS encoding DUF1501 domain-containing protein has translation MNRRNFIKQSAFTTAGTMLIPHFLKAYESQMLGKGPASNGKILVVVQLSGGNDGLNTVVPYRNDIYYRERPTIAIKPEKVLQLNDEIGLHPAMGPLKALYDEGLLTVINNVGYPNPDRSHFRSMDIWQTASDSDKYVNTGWVGRYLDASCAGKAQQPFRTIEVDDTLSLAMKGSSLNGLAVVDPKKLYNQTRSGFVTGLGKEKAADKGMHEPESVAYLYKTLAETVSSADYVYDKVSRTSRAVSGAPSSTLLTTYPNHELGNRLKTVSQLIQSGVETSVYYVSISGFDTHINQPGQQERLLGQYAEAVGAFMTDLKTAGRQNDVLLMTFSEFGRRVKQNASNGTDHGTANNVFLIGGGLPSRRVLNEAPNLAKLTDGDLTYSVDFRQIYATLLHDYLGADDVAILGRKFDGIKFV, from the coding sequence ATGAACCGTAGAAACTTCATCAAACAATCGGCTTTTACAACGGCGGGGACAATGCTGATTCCGCATTTCCTGAAAGCCTACGAATCGCAGATGCTGGGCAAAGGGCCAGCCTCGAACGGTAAAATTCTGGTAGTAGTGCAACTATCGGGTGGGAATGATGGCCTGAATACCGTGGTGCCGTACCGGAACGATATTTACTATCGGGAACGCCCGACAATTGCTATCAAACCCGAAAAAGTCCTTCAACTAAACGACGAAATTGGGCTGCATCCAGCTATGGGACCGCTGAAAGCGTTGTACGATGAAGGTCTGCTGACCGTCATTAATAACGTGGGTTACCCCAATCCCGACCGGTCGCATTTTCGCTCAATGGACATCTGGCAAACGGCCAGCGATTCCGACAAATACGTAAATACGGGCTGGGTTGGGCGGTATCTGGATGCATCCTGTGCTGGCAAGGCCCAGCAACCGTTTCGGACCATCGAAGTAGATGATACGCTGAGTCTGGCCATGAAAGGTAGCTCGTTGAATGGCCTCGCTGTCGTAGACCCTAAAAAACTCTACAATCAGACCCGTAGTGGCTTTGTAACCGGATTGGGAAAGGAAAAAGCTGCCGACAAGGGTATGCACGAGCCGGAATCAGTGGCATATCTATATAAAACACTGGCCGAAACAGTATCGTCGGCCGACTATGTTTATGACAAAGTAAGTCGAACAAGTCGGGCCGTTTCCGGGGCGCCTTCCAGCACACTACTGACAACGTATCCGAATCATGAATTAGGCAATCGGCTTAAAACCGTGTCGCAGCTAATCCAGTCGGGAGTAGAGACAAGCGTTTATTATGTGTCGATTAGCGGGTTTGACACGCACATTAATCAGCCGGGGCAGCAGGAGCGACTATTGGGTCAATATGCCGAAGCTGTCGGGGCGTTTATGACCGATTTGAAAACGGCCGGTCGGCAGAATGATGTATTGCTGATGACGTTTTCGGAGTTTGGCCGACGGGTGAAGCAGAACGCCAGCAACGGAACAGATCATGGAACCGCCAACAACGTGTTCCTGATTGGTGGCGGGCTGCCATCACGCCGTGTACTGAACGAAGCGCCGAATCTGGCGAAATTAACGGATGGTGACTTGACGTATTCGGTAGATTTCCGTCAAATATATGCGACGCTCCTTCACGACTACCTTGGCGCCGACGATGTGGCCATTTTAGGACGGAAATTCGACGGAATAAAGTTTGTATAA
- a CDS encoding DUF1800 domain-containing protein, with protein sequence MDKLTKQQQTRYLFARACFGATSAELEEATRKPLRKVVRQLFGDSKTVSELSVVKPEENETKKQLKGQFRDGQLDKDMLKERIRDNAEKVRDLNLQWLDQMATSKAALREKMALFWHGHFACRAQGRNPLFMQQYANTIRQNALGKLGDLLMAVSKEPAMLQFLNNQQNRRNAPNENFAREVMELFTLGRGNYSEHDIKEAARAFTGWQFTPEGQFVFRERIHDEGDKTIFGKTGAFKGEDIIAMLLENKQTARFITSKIYRFFVNETEDKKQVDALAEQFYKSGYDISDLMETIFLADWFYDAKNVGAHIKSPVELLVGLRHTLGVQFDQPQPQIFVQRTLGQLLFYPPNVAGWPGGKNWIDSSSLLFRMQLPNYILKATEVTVQPKEDGDVNTQLLARKGNAKFRTTVNWADFENAFTKSSDTELIDSIATVLLPFPLRPDQRTLLESQTKSGQTRPERIQTLTAALMSLPEYQLT encoded by the coding sequence ATGGATAAACTGACAAAACAGCAACAAACCCGCTATCTCTTTGCCCGAGCATGTTTTGGTGCTACCTCCGCTGAACTGGAGGAAGCGACCCGAAAACCGCTACGCAAAGTGGTGCGGCAACTGTTCGGCGACAGTAAAACTGTTTCCGAATTAAGCGTTGTGAAGCCGGAAGAGAATGAAACAAAGAAGCAATTGAAAGGGCAGTTTCGCGATGGGCAACTCGATAAAGACATGCTGAAAGAACGCATTCGGGACAATGCCGAGAAAGTGCGCGACCTGAATCTGCAATGGCTTGACCAGATGGCCACCAGCAAAGCCGCTTTGCGGGAAAAAATGGCGCTGTTCTGGCATGGTCATTTTGCCTGCCGGGCGCAGGGGCGAAATCCACTTTTTATGCAGCAATATGCCAATACGATTCGGCAAAATGCATTGGGGAAACTGGGCGATTTGTTGATGGCGGTATCAAAAGAACCGGCCATGCTGCAATTCCTGAATAACCAGCAGAATCGAAGAAATGCCCCGAATGAAAACTTCGCCCGTGAGGTAATGGAGTTGTTTACGCTTGGGCGGGGCAACTATTCCGAACACGATATCAAAGAAGCTGCCCGCGCCTTTACGGGCTGGCAGTTCACGCCCGAAGGCCAATTTGTGTTTCGGGAGCGGATTCACGATGAAGGCGACAAGACTATTTTTGGAAAAACGGGCGCGTTCAAAGGCGAAGATATTATCGCGATGTTGCTGGAAAATAAGCAAACGGCCCGGTTCATTACTTCGAAGATCTACCGGTTTTTCGTGAACGAAACCGAAGATAAAAAACAGGTCGACGCGCTGGCCGAGCAGTTCTACAAAAGCGGCTACGATATCAGTGACTTGATGGAGACGATCTTCCTGGCCGATTGGTTTTATGACGCCAAAAACGTGGGCGCACATATTAAATCGCCGGTGGAGTTGCTGGTTGGGTTGCGCCATACGCTCGGTGTGCAGTTCGATCAGCCGCAACCGCAGATTTTTGTGCAGCGAACGCTGGGTCAGTTACTGTTTTACCCGCCAAACGTAGCGGGCTGGCCGGGCGGTAAAAACTGGATCGACTCGTCGAGTTTGCTGTTTCGGATGCAACTGCCCAACTACATACTGAAAGCCACTGAGGTTACCGTACAACCTAAAGAAGATGGCGACGTAAACACGCAGCTATTGGCCCGAAAAGGTAATGCGAAGTTTCGCACAACCGTCAATTGGGCCGATTTTGAGAATGCCTTTACAAAATCGTCCGACACCGAATTGATTGATTCCATTGCCACTGTTTTGCTGCCCTTTCCGCTTCGTCCAGACCAACGCACCTTACTCGAAAGCCAAACCAAATCCGGTCAAACCCGTCCCGAACGCATTCAAACGCTAACGGCGGCACTCATGAGCCTGCCGGAGTATCAACTAACTTAA